Genomic segment of Mucilaginibacter sabulilitoris:
TAATTATAGCCCTGAGGGAGGGTAATACCCGTTTTAATGATATACAACGTGCAATTGATGGAATATCGGCAAGAGTGCTCTCCAATGAGTTAAAGGAACTTGAATTAAACGGTTTTGTAAAAAGGATTGTCCATAACCAAACTCCGGTAATTGTTGAATACATAGCTACCGAATATAGCACTACTTTGAGTAATGTATTAGCTGCGTTAACAGAATGGGGAACTATGCATCGTAACAAAATAAAACAGGAACGACGTCAGGAGGT
This window contains:
- a CDS encoding winged helix-turn-helix transcriptional regulator, which gives rise to MLKVSGNLLVSLRINSKGMEAKSNITEAKCKASLNAVGDALYVIGGKWKLRVIIALREGNTRFNDIQRAIDGISARVLSNELKELELNGFVKRIVHNQTPVIVEYIATEYSTTLSNVLAALTEWGTMHRNKIKQERRQEVADV